From Candidatus Binataceae bacterium:
TTCTATCGCGTGCAAAGCCTGTTGACCCTGTTCACGCTCGGCCTGGGTGGGTTGATCTACCGCGAATTGGGGCTGCGCAATCCACTAGTCGCGCTCCGAACGATGGCCGACCGGAACTTCGGCACCTGCTGCGTCATAATCTTCTGCGCTTACGCAGTGCTCTACGCCAACACAATTTCGCTTCCCGCCTTGTTGCAATCACTTTTTGGCTACGACGCAACCACTTCGGGTTTAGTGCTTTCACCGTCGGGGATCTTTGCGATCCTTATGCTCGTTATGGTGGGCGCGATGCTCTCCCGCGGCGTCGATGCCCGATACCTGATGGCGGGCGGATTAGTCACGATGGCGCTTGGAAACTACTGGATGGCACACCTCAATCTGGATATCAGCCCATGGCAGGTGGTTTGGCCGCGAGTGGTAGTCATAGCGGGACTCTCGATGCTGTTCGCTCCACTTAACGTGGCGGCGTTTATCTATCTCCCGAAGGAGATCCGCGGCGCCGCCGTGGGTTTGCTGGCTCTCTTGCGCAACGAGGGCGGCAGTGTGGGAACCTCCATCGCCCAAATTATTCAAGAACGGCGCGAGCAGTTTCATACCCTGCGGTTGAACGAAAGCCTCGATCCCCTGAGTCCCCCTGTTAACAATCTGTTGACGCGGGGCCAGGCGTTTTTCCTGCAGCACAACGGCGATGCTGTATTGTCTCATCAAATGGCGTTGGGCGTTCTTGGCCAGTCGCGAGCGCAACAGGCATCGTCGCTGGCTTACTTCGACGTGTTCTCATTCTCAGCCGCAGTCGGGTTTCTGTTGGTGGCATTCGTCCTGCTCATGCGTCGCTCGGTAGCAGAGAAGGGAGCCCACATCGGCGCGGAGTAAGCCGGACTGCGACGGTGGTTGGAGCAAACGAGCGCGATCGCTGAGCGAAGCGTATGGCAGGATTCATAGAACGACCGTTCGGAATCCAACCGCCACTGGCCTGGCTGGATCGCCTCGGGGCATTGGTTGCACGCGAACTTGCTCCTAACCCCCGGAAGATTCGTACTGCCCTGCGCGTCGCGATGATTGTGACAATCGCGATTGCGCTGGACGCGAGCTGTCACGTCAACAGCCAGCTCGGCGCCGTAATCGTATGGCTCCTGGCGGGCGCCGGGCCGATGATGTCCTTTCGCAGGGCTCTCGCATGGCAGATCGCCGTGATGCTCGCGCTAATCACGTCGGTGATGATGGCGCGGGCATTTGCGGAGTCGCCGTGGTTGATGTTGCCGTTTGTCTTCGTCTGGATTTCATTTTCAACCTACCTGGGAACGACGCGAAAGCTCGGCGCGGGCATGCTCGTAATACAGATAGTCTGCCTGATTACATTCTACGGAATAGTCTTTGCCCCTGGCGAAATCGGTTGGAACGCAGCAGCCTCATTCGGCGGCAGCGCGATTGCCTTCGGTGTGATCGTCCTATTCGACAACTGGTTGTGGCCCGACCCGGGCGAGCCGATCCTGATAGATTCTCTCGGGGCCAGCTTCGCCCGGTCCCGTTCGCAGCTTCTCGAGGCGTCTAACTTTTTTCTCGCTGGCGAAAGCATACCTCGACCCCCATCTCCAGCTCCGACTTCCGACCTACCCGCACATATGGCGCGGCTTGAGCAAGCGGCGGCCGAGGGCGCGTCTGAGCATCGCCAGGCGATGCTGCTGGCTGCGATCACGCTCGCCGCTCGCATCAGTCTCGAAGTGGATCGCCTAATCACTACTGCGCGCGAGGACCTGCCGCGGGGAATTCGTACAATGGTCCTGGGCGAGGTTCAAATCGCAGTAAATGCAATCGCGGCTGCGCTTGACGAGATCGCTCACAAACTACCGGCGCGCATTGTTACAGGCACGGACGAGGAAACTCCCGCGGCGCGCACGCACGTGCGCTTGGCGATGGACAATCTGGCCGCGCGCGTCGTTGAGATCAGACCAGCATACATCGGCAAAGCCAGCTCGGCAGAAATCGGGAATTTCGCGGAATTCATCGATTCGCTGGCTGTCCTGACTAGGCACATCGAGCGCCCGCTAGACGAACCTCCGGGGCCGGCGACCGCCGAGCCGTCGCCCAGTGCTGTTCCTCGATCGACCGCTCCTATAGATCCCGCGCTGGCGCGCTATTGCTTGAAAGTCGGTTTGTGCACCGTGGTCGGCTATCTGATCGGCGTCCTTAGCCAGCGTGAGGACTTATTCATTATCCTGGTCACGGTAATAACCACTGCGACTCCCACTTATGGCGCAACTCTGAACAAGATGTACCTCCGGATCAGCGGAGCTGTAATCGGCGGAGCGGTGTCCCTTCTCGTTATCATTATAGTTTCGCCCAACTTCGACACCCTGCCAACTTATATGATTGCGTCCTTCGCGGTCTTCTATCCGTTTGCATACTCTTCGCTCGGCAATGCGCGGATGTCGTTCGCGGGCAAGCAAATGGGCGTGATTTTTTCGTTGGTGTTCATT
This genomic window contains:
- a CDS encoding DHA2 family efflux MFS transporter permease subunit codes for the protein LRLGRRNYFLLSIAIFTLASALCGMAGSLAFIIASRALQGVAGGGLQPSSQAVLLDAFPQEKQGQAMTIFGMAALLAPVIGPTLGGYITDNYGWRWIFYLNVPVGLLAYLMCQALVEDPEYFQVERAKSRNRREPFDLLGLGLLTVTMVCWEVMLSKGQQWDWLGDPFYRVQSLLTLFTLGLGGLIYRELGLRNPLVALRTMADRNFGTCCVIIFCAYAVLYANTISLPALLQSLFGYDATTSGLVLSPSGIFAILMLVMVGAMLSRGVDARYLMAGGLVTMALGNYWMAHLNLDISPWQVVWPRVVVIAGLSMLFAPLNVAAFIYLPKEIRGAAVGLLALLRNEGGSVGTSIAQIIQERREQFHTLRLNESLDPLSPPVNNLLTRGQAFFLQHNGDAVLSHQMALGVLGQSRAQQASSLAYFDVFSFSAAVGFLLVAFVLLMRRSVAEKGAHIGAE
- a CDS encoding FUSC family protein; translation: MIVTIAIALDASCHVNSQLGAVIVWLLAGAGPMMSFRRALAWQIAVMLALITSVMMARAFAESPWLMLPFVFVWISFSTYLGTTRKLGAGMLVIQIVCLITFYGIVFAPGEIGWNAAASFGGSAIAFGVIVLFDNWLWPDPGEPILIDSLGASFARSRSQLLEASNFFLAGESIPRPPSPAPTSDLPAHMARLEQAAAEGASEHRQAMLLAAITLAARISLEVDRLITTAREDLPRGIRTMVLGEVQIAVNAIAAALDEIAHKLPARIVTGTDEETPAARTHVRLAMDNLAARVVEIRPAYIGKASSAEIGNFAEFIDSLAVLTRHIERPLDEPPGPATAEPSPSAVPRSTAPIDPALARYCLKVGLCTVVGYLIGVLSQREDLFIILVTVITTATPTYGATLNKMYLRISGAVIGGAVSLLVIIIVSPNFDTLPTYMIASFAVFYPFAYSSLGNARMSFAGKQMGVIFSLVFIGLSPSTNIYEPLWRIWGVLLGDFVVAVVFFSLWPEYAGNSLLPRLKKVIANTLALAPGGSASSSEDLILRTNSETMRVLTEFLEIADDARMEGRTCAVYHDGIVEAAGTLRRISNRLSSIASARVLIQMPHLDPLTESARERVFDAMRGRLDSWLDFYSGPECFNAAAARAIAQKHSADDLAEPLNAFSSYLEEGGFARLGSWPLEPRRTMLAELQLMRRLEVLFSELNRYLADVPGPADTVRAS